One window from the genome of Balaenoptera musculus isolate JJ_BM4_2016_0621 chromosome 3, mBalMus1.pri.v3, whole genome shotgun sequence encodes:
- the F2R gene encoding proteinase-activated receptor 1 has translation MGPRWLLLAAAGLSLCGPLLSARARGTKPESEATNDTLGPRTFFLRNPNDIFEPIPLKEDEDQNESEFTEDRLSSGNRSSPPQKLPPVFISKDASGYLTSTWLTVFIPSVYTGVFLVSLPLNIMAIIVFILKMKIKKPAVVYMLHLAMADVLFVSVLPFKISYYFSGSDWRFGSAMCRFITAAFYCNMYASIMLMTVISIDRFLAVVYPMQSLSWRTLGRASFTCLAIWAMAIAGVVPLLLKEQTTQVPGLNITTCHDVLNQTLLEGYYSYYFSAFSAVFFFVPLIISTVCYVSIIRSLSSSTVANQSKKSRALFLSAAVFCIFVLCFGPTNVLLILHYAFLSHNSMTEAAYFAYLLCVCVSSISCCIDPLIYYYASSECQRYLYSILCCKESSDPSSYNSSGQLMASKMDTCSSNLNSSVYKKLLT, from the coding sequence agtcaGAAGCAACAAATGATACTCTGGGTCCCCGGACATTTTTTCTCAGGAATCCCAATGATATATTTGAACCAATCCCACTGAAGGAGGATGAGGACCAAAATGAAAGTGAATTCACAGAAGACAGATTAAGCTCCGGCAATAGAAGCAGTCCTCCTCAAAAATTACCCCCCGTGTTCATCTCAAAAGATGCCTCAGGATATCTGACCAGCACCTGGTTGACTGTCTTTATCCCCTCCGTCTACACCGGCGTGTTCCTCGTAAGCCTTCCTCTAAACATCATGGCCATCATCGTGTTTATCTTGAAGATGAAGATCAAGAAGCCCGCCGTGGTGTACATGCTGCACCTGGCCATGGCAGACGTGCTCTTTGTGTCTGTGCTCCCGTTTAAGATCAGCTACTACTTTTCCGGAAGTGACTGGAGATTTGGGTCTGCCATGTGCCGCTTCATCACCGCGGCGTTCTACTGTAACATGTATGCCTCTATCATGCTCATGACGGTCATCAGCATTGACCGGTTCCTGGCTGTGGTATACCCCATGCAGTCGCTCTCCTGGCGTACTCTGGGGAGGGCTTCCTTTACCTGTCTGGCCATCTGGGCCATGGCCATCGCGGGGGTGGTACCTCTGCTCCTCAAGGAGCAGACCACCCAGGTCCCGGGGCTCAACATAACCACCTGTCACGATGTGCTCAACCAAACGCTGCTCGAAGGCTACTACTCATATTACTTCTCGGCCTTCTCTGCCGTCTTCTTTTTTGTGCCGTTGATCATTTCCACAGTCTGTTACGTGTCTATCATCCGATCTCTTAGCTCTTCCACGGTTGCCAACCAGAGCAAGAAGTCCCGGGCTTTGTTCTTGTCAGCTGCTGTTTTCTGCATCTTCGTCCTTTGCTTTGGACCCACAAACGTCCTGCTGATTCTACATTACGCATTCCTTTCCCATAATTCCATGACAGAGGCTGCCTACTTTGCCTAcctcctgtgtgtctgtgtcagcAGCATAAGCTGTTGCATTGACCCCTTGATTTACTACTATGCTTCCTCTGAGTGCCAGAGGTACCTCTACAGTATCTTATGCTGCAAAGAAAGTTCAGATCCCAGCAGTTATAACAGCAGCGGTCAGTTGATGGCAAGTAAAATGGACACCTGCTCTAGTAACCTGAATAGCAGCGTATACAAAAAGCTGTTAACTTAG